In Juglans regia cultivar Chandler chromosome 13, Walnut 2.0, whole genome shotgun sequence, the following proteins share a genomic window:
- the LOC109021983 gene encoding probable eukaryotic translation initiation factor 5-1, with amino-acid sequence MALQNIGASNRDDAFYRYKMPKMVTKIEGRGNGIKTNVVNMVEIAKALARPASYTTKYFGCELGAQSKFDDKTGTSLVNGAHDTAKLAALLENFIKKYVQCYGCGNPETEIVITKTQMITLKCAACGFLSDVDMRDKLTTFILKNPPEQKKSSKDKKAMRRAEKERLKEGEAADEEMKKLKKEAVKKKGSSASAKDVASKALTKKRSNSSDEDHSPARSHADENETPADDDDEDVQWQTDTSLEAARQRIQEQLSAVTADMVMLSTNEEKQKSAKKSPGREEKNQVNGLSNGHTSAHGNLVDEIREHLNKGSSPSQLKSFLGSLSGTYQEIMDALFEALFMGFDKGFAKEVAKKKNYLAAATQEEGSQMVLLRAIESFSGKASTKAVKELGLVLKELYDHDVLEESSILEWYQQGLGGGNKTSQIWKNLKPFIEWLQNAESESEEE; translated from the coding sequence ATGGCATTACAAAACATTGGTGCTTCAAACCGCGATGATGCCTTCTACAGGTATAAGATGCCAAAAATGGTAACTAAGATTGAAGGTAGAGGAAATGGCATCAAGACTAATGTGGTTAACATGGTTGAGATAGCAAAGGCCCTGGCTAGACCTGCTTCTTACACTACAAAGTACTTTGGATGTGAGCTTGGTGCACAATCCAAATTTGATGATAAGACTGGAACTTCCCTTGTCAATGGTGCTCATGACACTGCAAAGCTTGCTGCGCTTCTGGAAAACTTCATTAAGAAATATGTTCAGTGCTATGGCTGTGGGAACCCAGAAACTGAGATAGTGATCACTAAAACACAGATGATCACCCTTAAATGTGCTGCATGTGGATTTCTTTCAGATGTTGATATGAGGGACAAGCTTACCACTTTTATTCTCAAGAACCCACCTGAACAGAAGAAGTCATCAAAAGACAAGAAGGCAATGAGAAGGGCTGAGAAGGAGCGGCTTAAGGAAGGAGAGGCTGCTGATGAGGAGATGAAGAAGCTAAAAAAGGAGGCAGTGAAGAAGAAAGGCAGCTCTGCAAGTGCAAAGGATGTTGCTTCCAAAGCTTTGACGAAGAAAAGAAGCAACAGCTCTGACGAGGATCACTCCCCAGCTCGCAGTCATGCTGATGAAAATGAAACACCAgccgatgatgatgatgaagatgtccAATGGCAGACGGACACTTCATTGGAGGCAGCTCGGCAGCGCATCCAAGAGCAATTGAGTGCCGTGACTGCTGATATGGTCATGCTTTCTACCAATGAAGAGAAACAAAAGTCTGCAAAGAAGTCTCCAGGACGGGAAGAGAAAAATCAGGTTAATGGACTCAGCAATGGTCATACTAGTGCCCATGGGAACCTTGTTGATGAGATAAGGGAACACCTGAACAAGGGTTCTTCCCCCAGTCAGCTGAAATCCTTTTTGGGTTCTCTCTCCGGGACTTACCAAGAAATCATGGATGCTCTATTTGAAGCTCTCTTTATGGGCTTCGACAAGGGGTTTGCAAAAGAGGTGGCCAAAAAGAAGAACTATCTGGCAGCAGCCACTCAAGAGGAGGGATCTCAGATGGTTCTGTTGCGCGCTATAGAGTCTTTCTCTGGGAAGGCAAGCACCAAGGCTGTTAAGGAGTTGGGCTTGGTTCTGAAAGAGCTTTATGACCATGATGTGCTGGAGGAGTCCTCTATTCTAGAGTGGTACCAGCAGGGATTGGGTGGTGGCAATAAAACCTCCCAAATTTGGAAGAATCTGAAGCCCTTCATCGAGTGGCTTCAGAATGCCGAGTCCGAATCAGAAGAGGAGTGA